Proteins from a genomic interval of Candidatus Hydrogenedentota bacterium:
- a CDS encoding SRPBCC family protein yields the protein MAFQVDFEIERAFETACPFDRVFDVLSDVPRSVSHFPKVESLVELGGERYRWEMEKIGLDRYHIQTVYACKYVSDRDKGSVKWTPVKGEGNAEVSGKWTIKTLDDARTRVKLETKGTMSLPLPSLVRIVVAPVVRAEFTRLIDQYLQNLGRTFEREARKRKSGGKAK from the coding sequence ATGGCGTTTCAGGTCGACTTTGAAATAGAGCGGGCATTTGAAACGGCGTGCCCGTTTGACCGCGTATTCGACGTGCTGTCGGACGTCCCGCGTTCCGTCAGCCACTTCCCGAAGGTCGAGAGCCTGGTCGAACTCGGCGGAGAAAGATACCGATGGGAGATGGAGAAGATCGGACTGGACCGCTACCACATCCAAACGGTCTATGCCTGCAAATACGTGAGCGACCGGGATAAGGGCTCCGTGAAGTGGACGCCGGTCAAGGGCGAGGGCAACGCGGAAGTCAGCGGCAAGTGGACCATCAAGACGCTTGATGACGCGCGGACGCGCGTCAAGCTGGAAACGAAAGGAACGATGAGTCTTCCCTTGCCGTCGCTGGTGAGAATCGTGGTGGCGCCGGTCGTGCGCGCCGAGTTCACGCGGCTGATCGACCAGTATCTTCAAAATCTGGGCCGCACCTTTGAACGCGAGGCGCGCAAGAGGAAAAGCGGCGGGAAGGCCAAGTAA